In one Thermodesulfovibrionales bacterium genomic region, the following are encoded:
- a CDS encoding thiamine pyrophosphate-dependent enzyme, whose product MKKVFERPESLKEARFRYCPGCGHSIIHRLIAESIDKLSLREKTIGIAPVGCAVFAYDYFNFDMLEVAHGRPPAAATAMKRVLPDRIVFSYQGDGDLAAIGMAEIVHAAARGENISVFFVNNATYGMTGGQMAPTTLIGQKTSTTPKGRDASLTGYPLHVSEMLATIEGTSLVVRTSLDTPHSVLKTKALIEKAFRYQMEGKGFSFVEILSPCPTDWGLCPKDSLEWLRSSMMSVYKTGVLRDRYGSHA is encoded by the coding sequence ATGAAGAAGGTCTTTGAGAGACCCGAGAGCCTGAAAGAAGCTCGCTTCAGATACTGTCCGGGCTGCGGTCACAGCATTATTCACCGGTTGATTGCCGAGTCCATCGATAAACTCAGCCTGCGCGAAAAGACAATAGGGATAGCGCCTGTGGGCTGCGCTGTCTTTGCCTACGATTATTTCAATTTTGACATGCTCGAAGTGGCCCACGGCAGACCGCCTGCCGCTGCAACGGCCATGAAAAGGGTCCTGCCCGACAGGATAGTCTTTTCCTATCAAGGCGATGGTGACCTTGCTGCTATAGGGATGGCAGAGATCGTTCATGCCGCAGCCAGGGGAGAGAACATATCGGTCTTCTTTGTGAATAACGCAACCTACGGGATGACCGGCGGCCAGATGGCGCCGACGACCCTCATCGGCCAGAAGACAAGCACTACGCCGAAGGGAAGGGATGCTTCCCTCACGGGCTATCCGCTCCATGTTTCAGAGATGCTGGCCACGATAGAAGGGACTTCCCTCGTTGTGCGGACTTCTCTCGATACGCCCCATAGCGTTCTGAAGACAAAGGCCCTCATTGAGAAGGCCTTCAGATACCAGATGGAGGGTAAAGGCTTCAGCTTTGTCGAAATCCTCTCGCCCTGTCCCACAGACTGGGGGCTCTGCCCAAAGGATTCCCTTGAATGGCTCCGGTCCTCCATGATGTCTGTGTATAAAACAGGCGTGCTGAGGGATCGTTACGGCTCGCATGCATGA
- a CDS encoding ATP-binding protein — protein MKGYILIIGVLAIIVSALVTLNIFFQQSLQLEVAEQFNKQQLLLSRSIADNIKSYIGSMKDEVTKLAYELSKQDVVTQATFDAVVDQELKHARMVRANIGVLGKGGEVIFFRGDEEVIEPYYQEIAREGKAAGWQDVRLVNTPSMVTIVSPIQRPGRSDRVVFISFTVSDVGSRFFKGIKSGMRGYAWMMDDRGYLLFHPTQPGMVGRNLYKTDRSCFTCHKSFEVEKKIIEGKQENYGIYVAPSGEDKVLAYSSLSVGLSKWIVAVSAPYSEVTRSIQRSMKLYSWLIIAIFATTSVVSGMLIVFYRKRLKAEEIEHHQKLYAGNLEKEVAKRTEELTSEKEKLNTIVTAIGSGIVLMDTEGRIKWINQAMKDMAGRDVTGANCEEICSDCSIISSYVVNDLQTEIMSNLFGRKDKYFQITTAPVKGEDGELHGYIRLVQDVTEMKKMEEQMMHSEKLASLGRLTAGIAHEIGNPLTSVFSFVQILKEMEDDEFKKESLGTIYFHINRVAEILKQLSGFSKMPAVELKSWNVNDLIESSLSLIQYDKRAKEITIARDLSPELPEITTDGGQLSQVFVNLILNAVDAMPGGGTLTIRSTMDNGNIIISFEDTGVGIPREHITRIFDPFFTTKEKGTGLGLAVSYSIIKKLNSSLTVESEVSKGTKFSIALPVNGKV, from the coding sequence ATGAAGGGTTACATTCTCATCATCGGCGTCCTTGCAATCATTGTCTCAGCCCTCGTGACGCTCAATATCTTCTTTCAGCAGTCCCTCCAGCTCGAGGTGGCGGAACAGTTCAATAAACAGCAGCTCCTGCTTTCGCGCTCCATTGCAGACAATATAAAGTCCTATATTGGCTCCATGAAAGACGAAGTTACGAAGCTTGCCTATGAACTCTCGAAACAGGATGTTGTCACACAGGCAACCTTTGATGCTGTCGTGGATCAGGAGTTGAAACACGCGCGAATGGTAAGGGCGAATATAGGGGTCCTCGGTAAGGGGGGGGAGGTGATCTTCTTCAGGGGTGATGAAGAAGTGATAGAGCCGTACTATCAGGAGATAGCACGGGAGGGAAAGGCGGCAGGATGGCAGGATGTAAGGTTAGTGAATACTCCCTCTATGGTCACCATTGTCTCGCCGATACAGAGGCCTGGGAGGTCAGACAGAGTGGTCTTCATCTCTTTCACCGTCAGTGACGTAGGAAGCCGTTTCTTCAAGGGAATAAAATCAGGGATGAGAGGATACGCCTGGATGATGGATGACAGGGGGTATCTCCTGTTCCATCCAACCCAGCCCGGCATGGTCGGGAGAAACCTCTATAAGACCGACAGATCATGCTTTACGTGCCACAAATCCTTTGAGGTCGAAAAGAAGATTATCGAGGGCAAGCAGGAGAACTATGGGATCTATGTTGCGCCTTCGGGTGAAGATAAGGTCCTTGCCTACTCGAGTCTGTCCGTGGGTCTGTCGAAGTGGATCGTGGCAGTCTCAGCCCCCTACTCTGAGGTGACGAGGTCTATACAGAGGTCCATGAAGCTGTATTCGTGGCTTATTATCGCTATCTTCGCGACAACGTCGGTTGTTTCGGGAATGCTCATCGTATTCTACCGTAAACGGCTGAAGGCTGAGGAGATCGAGCACCATCAGAAACTTTACGCGGGGAATCTCGAAAAGGAGGTCGCAAAGAGGACGGAGGAACTCACCTCGGAAAAGGAGAAACTCAACACCATCGTGACCGCTATCGGCAGCGGCATTGTCCTGATGGACACAGAGGGCAGGATCAAATGGATAAACCAGGCTATGAAGGATATGGCAGGTCGGGACGTCACGGGAGCGAACTGTGAGGAGATCTGCTCAGACTGCTCAATCATCAGTTCCTATGTGGTGAACGATCTGCAGACGGAGATCATGTCAAACCTCTTTGGAAGGAAGGACAAGTATTTCCAGATAACGACGGCCCCGGTGAAGGGCGAGGACGGTGAGCTCCACGGCTATATCAGGCTTGTACAAGATGTTACGGAGATGAAGAAGATGGAAGAGCAGATGATGCATTCCGAGAAACTCGCCTCACTCGGCAGGCTGACGGCAGGGATCGCCCATGAGATAGGAAACCCTTTGACGTCGGTCTTCTCCTTTGTCCAGATACTCAAGGAGATGGAGGATGACGAGTTCAAGAAGGAGAGTCTCGGCACCATCTATTTCCATATCAACAGGGTAGCGGAGATCCTGAAGCAGCTCTCGGGCTTTTCAAAGATGCCCGCCGTGGAGTTGAAGAGCTGGAATGTGAATGATCTCATCGAATCCTCCCTCTCGCTCATACAGTATGACAAGAGGGCGAAGGAAATCACGATTGCCAGGGATCTCTCTCCTGAGCTGCCGGAGATTACGACCGATGGCGGGCAACTCTCGCAGGTCTTCGTCAACCTCATCCTGAATGCCGTTGACGCGATGCCCGGCGGGGGAACCCTGACGATCCGGAGCACAATGGACAATGGAAATATCATCATCTCTTTCGAAGATACGGGGGTTGGAATACCGAGGGAACATATCACGAGGATCTTCGATCCCTTCTTTACCACGAAAGAGAAGGGAACGGGCCTGGGGCTGGCAGTGAGCTACAGTATCATCAAGAAACTGAACAGCAGCCTCACCGTGGAGAGCGAAGTAAGCAAGGGTACGAAATTCAGTATTGCCCTGCCCGTGAATGGAAAGGTATGA
- a CDS encoding N-acetyltransferase, translating into MKIRKARTSDIKTVHKLINEFGKKGEMIPRALNDLYENIRDIFVCEDHGEIRGVCALHVLWEDLAEIRSLAVRLDSQSAGIGRKLVTTCVREAGNLGIPRVFALTYQPEFFRRIGFHDIDKAKLPQKIWGDCLRCPKFPECDESAVIMEMK; encoded by the coding sequence TTGAAGATTCGGAAGGCAAGAACATCTGACATAAAGACCGTCCACAAACTCATCAATGAGTTCGGGAAGAAGGGGGAGATGATCCCTCGGGCATTGAACGACCTGTATGAGAACATAAGGGACATCTTCGTCTGCGAAGACCATGGGGAAATCAGAGGTGTCTGCGCGCTCCATGTTCTCTGGGAAGACCTTGCGGAAATACGGTCCCTCGCGGTGAGGCTCGACTCCCAGAGCGCCGGCATCGGAAGGAAACTTGTGACGACCTGCGTCAGGGAGGCGGGGAACCTCGGGATACCAAGGGTCTTTGCCCTCACCTATCAACCGGAATTTTTCAGGAGGATCGGATTTCATGACATTGATAAGGCTAAGCTCCCCCAGAAGATATGGGGGGACTGTCTCCGCTGTCCAAAGTTTCCTGAATGTGACGAATCTGCGGTGATCATGGAGATGAAGTGA
- a CDS encoding NAD-dependent succinate-semialdehyde dehydrogenase yields the protein MKIQSMNPYTEEVIKEFEPMTADEVNREVGNSRRAFSAWRGSPVSERAALIRKLGEHLRAEKRRYGEIMTGEMGKPIRESVSEIEKCGWVCDYYAEHGEMFLKPEEIRTEAKKSYVLFQPLGIVLAIMPWNFPFWQAFRFGIPAITAGNVVVLKHASNVPLSALAIEEAFRKTGFPENVFKTFLITPGDALRLIEDDKVDAVSLTGSNKAGEEVGALAGKKIKKLVLELGGSDPFIVLDDADIEKAGRTAVNARMINTGQSCIAAKRFIVMEAVAAEFRKVFLGRLKELKIGNPMDEATDIGPVARRDILDALTEQLRDAKAKGAEVFQTDHSLHKGFFFGPCVVHHAKETMKVLTEEVFGPIAPIITVKDEDEAVRVANETAYGLGAAVWSRDLERAERLAMRIEAGVVVINDMVKSDPRLPFGGVKKSGVGRELSHYGLKEFVNIKTVVVRE from the coding sequence ATGAAGATACAATCCATGAATCCTTATACCGAAGAGGTGATAAAGGAATTTGAGCCTATGACTGCCGATGAAGTGAACAGGGAGGTCGGCAATTCCCGTCGGGCCTTTTCAGCATGGAGGGGATCGCCGGTTTCGGAGCGGGCCGCCCTGATCAGGAAGTTGGGAGAACATCTCAGGGCTGAGAAACGCAGGTACGGAGAGATCATGACCGGTGAAATGGGCAAGCCCATCAGGGAGTCGGTCTCCGAGATCGAAAAGTGTGGCTGGGTCTGCGACTATTATGCCGAGCACGGGGAAATGTTCCTCAAACCGGAAGAGATCAGGACTGAGGCAAAAAAGAGCTACGTCCTCTTCCAGCCCCTCGGAATCGTCCTCGCTATCATGCCGTGGAACTTCCCCTTCTGGCAGGCGTTCAGGTTTGGTATCCCTGCGATAACTGCCGGGAATGTTGTCGTCCTGAAGCACGCCTCGAACGTTCCGCTGTCCGCCCTTGCCATCGAAGAGGCCTTCAGAAAGACGGGCTTTCCTGAAAACGTCTTCAAGACCTTCCTTATCACTCCCGGAGATGCCCTGAGGCTTATCGAAGACGACAAGGTAGATGCTGTGTCTCTGACGGGCAGCAATAAGGCAGGCGAGGAAGTCGGGGCTCTTGCGGGCAAGAAGATCAAGAAGCTCGTGCTCGAGCTGGGTGGGTCCGACCCCTTCATCGTCCTTGACGACGCGGACATCGAAAAGGCAGGCAGGACTGCTGTGAACGCTCGGATGATCAATACCGGTCAGAGTTGCATTGCAGCAAAGCGCTTTATCGTTATGGAAGCGGTGGCTGCGGAGTTCAGAAAGGTCTTTCTTGGGCGCTTGAAGGAACTGAAGATCGGAAATCCCATGGATGAAGCCACCGACATCGGTCCCGTTGCCAGGAGGGATATCCTCGATGCCCTTACGGAGCAGCTCCGTGATGCGAAGGCGAAAGGAGCCGAAGTCTTCCAGACTGACCATTCCTTGCACAAGGGATTCTTTTTCGGACCCTGTGTTGTTCACCATGCCAAGGAAACGATGAAGGTCCTTACCGAAGAAGTCTTCGGCCCTATAGCCCCGATCATAACGGTAAAGGATGAGGACGAGGCTGTCAGGGTCGCGAATGAGACAGCATACGGTCTCGGCGCGGCTGTCTGGAGCCGCGATCTCGAACGGGCTGAACGGCTCGCGATGAGGATCGAAGCCGGAGTAGTTGTCATCAACGATATGGTGAAATCGGACCCGAGGCTGCCATTCGGAGGGGTAAAGAAGTCGGGAGTCGGCAGAGAATTGTCCCATTACGGCCTGAAGGAATTTGTAAACATCAAGACCGTCGTGGTCAGGGAGTGA
- a CDS encoding 2-oxoacid:acceptor oxidoreductase family protein yields MHELRIIAAGFGGQGILFFGRLIAYGGMIEGKEVTWFPSYGAEMLGGTANCTIVISDEMIGSPVVRNPDIFIAMNEASLRRFQPRIKPGGLLILDSSLIKSPELRPDVRAVSVPASELAASLSASRSSGIAAPQVKSANMVMLGALLASTGVMKLESALQALERLTSQRRKRSLEENRSAIMKGMHYLEDSEGKNI; encoded by the coding sequence ATGCATGAACTGAGGATTATTGCCGCAGGTTTCGGAGGCCAGGGAATTCTCTTTTTTGGAAGGCTCATCGCCTACGGAGGGATGATCGAGGGCAAGGAAGTCACGTGGTTTCCTTCCTATGGGGCGGAGATGCTCGGGGGCACTGCCAACTGCACCATTGTCATTTCAGACGAGATGATCGGCTCACCCGTCGTCAGAAACCCCGATATTTTTATAGCCATGAACGAGGCGTCATTGAGGAGATTCCAGCCTCGCATAAAGCCAGGGGGGCTCCTCATCCTGGATTCATCCCTTATTAAATCGCCTGAACTGCGGCCGGATGTCCGGGCTGTCAGCGTCCCTGCGAGCGAATTGGCGGCTTCCCTGTCTGCTTCAAGGTCTTCCGGCATTGCCGCTCCGCAGGTGAAGTCGGCAAACATGGTGATGCTCGGCGCCCTGCTCGCCTCAACAGGCGTCATGAAGCTCGAATCCGCCCTTCAGGCCCTCGAAAGATTGACGTCGCAAAGGAGAAAGAGAAGCCTTGAGGAAAACAGGTCTGCCATCATGAAAGGAATGCACTACCTTGAAGATTCGGAAGGCAAGAACATCTGA
- a CDS encoding outer membrane lipoprotein carrier protein LolA, whose protein sequence is MNSIVTRIGMLSVVVAVLCLPLSSSGGGDPAVERIQNAYQGIRDVKGSFIQKSLIKDLERTDTFKGSFMIKMPAKMRWHYRGDEKETEVVINGEELIIYQKKEKQAFKGRFDRQTYGQAPIALLGGFGSIEKEFEVMKKGEKILLKPKREMGTVVSIEVTPSDGEFPIAAMTIIDKRSNRIDITLKDVHVNSGINDGAFDFSLPKGASTFDYK, encoded by the coding sequence ATGAACTCCATCGTGACACGCATTGGCATGCTCTCGGTGGTGGTTGCCGTCCTCTGTCTCCCCTTGTCATCCTCGGGGGGTGGTGATCCTGCTGTCGAAAGGATCCAGAATGCTTATCAGGGGATAAGGGACGTTAAAGGAAGTTTCATTCAGAAGAGCCTTATCAAGGACCTCGAAAGAACCGATACCTTCAAGGGCTCCTTTATGATAAAGATGCCGGCGAAGATGCGATGGCATTACCGGGGTGACGAGAAGGAGACGGAAGTTGTCATTAACGGTGAGGAGCTAATCATTTACCAGAAGAAGGAGAAACAGGCATTTAAGGGAAGGTTCGACCGGCAGACTTATGGCCAGGCTCCGATAGCCCTTCTTGGCGGCTTCGGCAGCATCGAAAAAGAGTTTGAGGTGATGAAGAAAGGCGAGAAGATCCTGCTGAAGCCGAAGAGGGAGATGGGAACGGTTGTCTCCATAGAGGTAACCCCTTCTGACGGGGAATTCCCCATAGCCGCGATGACCATCATTGACAAGCGTTCAAACAGGATCGATATCACCCTTAAGGATGTCCATGTGAACTCCGGGATCAACGACGGGGCCTTTGATTTTTCCCTTCCGAAAGGCGCCAGCACCTTTGACTACAAGTAA
- a CDS encoding NADH-quinone oxidoreductase subunit N, with protein MSVPDLLVLTPLAAMALTALAVMLVIALHRNHWVVAALTLGGLGLSFASLFLVSSLSPRRATPLLIIDDYALFYTGLIIAASIAVTLFSFGYLERREGDHEEFYLLLVLATLGAAVLVASSHFASLFLGLELLSISLYSLFSYLRDDERSMEAGVKYLVLASVSAAFLLFGMALIYAECGSLEFRRIASEAGVLGSKDLLFLTGSAMVLTGIGFKLAVVPFHLWTPDVYEGAPAPVTAFVATISKGAVFALLLRYSRYVHIHASSAFFLIFALIAASSMFVGNLLALQQNNLKRILAYSSIAHLGYLLVAFLSGGPFAAEAVAYYLVSYFVTTLGAFGVVTVLSGKKRDADTLDDYRGLASDHPLIAGVFTAMLLSLAGIPLTAGFIAKFFIVTAGVNAALWGLVITLVINSGIALFYYLRVMIVMYSGAREKRTGRIRTGRLSLTGGIVLVVLTLALIGLGIYPSPLMRLLQATVTGLM; from the coding sequence ATGAGCGTTCCTGATCTCCTCGTCCTGACTCCTCTCGCTGCCATGGCCCTGACGGCCCTCGCGGTTATGCTCGTCATCGCTCTTCACAGAAACCATTGGGTCGTGGCAGCCCTGACCCTCGGAGGACTTGGACTCTCTTTCGCATCGCTTTTCCTGGTCTCTTCGTTATCGCCCCGAAGGGCGACGCCGCTCCTTATTATTGACGATTACGCTCTTTTCTACACAGGACTCATCATTGCAGCAAGTATCGCCGTGACGCTCTTCTCCTTCGGATATCTCGAAAGGCGTGAAGGAGATCATGAGGAATTCTATCTCCTCCTCGTCCTTGCAACGCTTGGCGCTGCGGTCCTCGTCGCAAGCAGCCATTTCGCTTCGCTCTTCCTGGGACTCGAGCTATTGAGTATCTCCCTCTATTCGCTGTTCTCCTATCTCCGTGACGACGAAAGGAGCATGGAGGCGGGTGTCAAGTACCTGGTCCTGGCTTCGGTCTCAGCAGCCTTTCTCCTTTTCGGGATGGCCCTCATCTATGCTGAGTGCGGGAGCCTGGAGTTTCGGAGGATCGCCTCGGAGGCAGGGGTCTTGGGTTCAAAGGATCTGCTTTTTCTGACAGGCTCGGCAATGGTCCTTACAGGCATCGGCTTTAAATTGGCTGTGGTTCCTTTCCATCTCTGGACACCCGATGTGTATGAAGGTGCACCTGCACCGGTCACTGCCTTTGTGGCAACGATCTCCAAAGGCGCCGTCTTTGCCCTGCTCCTCCGCTATTCCCGTTACGTGCATATTCATGCATCGAGCGCGTTCTTCCTTATCTTTGCCCTCATCGCAGCCTCATCGATGTTTGTTGGGAACCTCCTTGCCCTCCAGCAGAACAATCTGAAGAGGATCCTCGCCTATTCTTCAATAGCCCATCTCGGGTATTTGCTCGTTGCCTTTCTTTCAGGAGGACCCTTTGCAGCAGAGGCTGTGGCCTACTACCTCGTCTCCTATTTTGTGACGACCCTCGGCGCCTTCGGCGTAGTCACGGTGCTCTCGGGAAAAAAGAGAGACGCCGACACCCTCGACGATTACCGGGGGCTGGCCTCGGATCATCCCTTGATCGCCGGTGTCTTTACGGCAATGCTCCTGTCCCTTGCAGGGATTCCCCTGACAGCCGGATTCATCGCGAAGTTCTTTATCGTAACAGCAGGTGTCAATGCGGCCCTCTGGGGCCTTGTCATAACCCTCGTCATCAACAGCGGCATCGCCCTTTTCTATTATCTCAGGGTGATGATTGTCATGTACTCAGGGGCAAGGGAGAAGAGGACCGGGAGGATTCGTACCGGACGATTGTCATTAACGGGAGGGATTGTTTTAGTGGTCCTCACCCTGGCGCTCATAGGGCTCGGCATCTATCCGTCACCGCTCATGCGTCTCCTTCAGGCAACTGTCACCGGACTCATGTAA
- a CDS encoding OsmC family protein, with translation MPVRKAEAQWEGTLSDGRGKMKLGSGSYEGAYSFASRFGDGAGTNPEELIGAAHAGCYSMAFSMFLENAGFTPDHIRTTARVHIDKVPDGFKITTIELDTEAKVRGIDEKRFLELAEDTKKGCPVSQALAGVEIRLKAKRIS, from the coding sequence ATGCCGGTACGGAAGGCGGAAGCACAATGGGAGGGAACGTTAAGCGATGGCAGAGGCAAGATGAAATTGGGGAGCGGTTCCTATGAAGGGGCCTATTCATTTGCATCGCGCTTCGGTGACGGCGCCGGGACAAACCCTGAGGAGCTCATCGGCGCCGCCCATGCAGGCTGTTACTCCATGGCCTTTTCGATGTTCCTCGAAAATGCGGGATTCACGCCTGACCATATCAGGACAACCGCACGGGTGCACATCGACAAGGTCCCCGACGGTTTTAAGATAACGACGATCGAACTCGATACGGAAGCAAAGGTGCGGGGCATAGACGAGAAGAGATTTCTCGAACTGGCAGAAGATACGAAAAAGGGTTGTCCCGTATCCCAGGCCCTCGCGGGTGTCGAGATCCGGCTGAAGGCCAAGCGAATCTCCTGA
- a CDS encoding acetolactate synthase large subunit → MKASDLFVKQLEEEGVTHIFGLPGEENLDLLESLRTSSITLILTRHEQAAAFMAATYGRLTGRAGVCFSTLGPGATNLVTGVAHAQLIGAPLVSISGQKAIRENWQARFQLIDVVNLMRPVTKSSSSILDPDTIPTVLRNAFKLAQAERPGAVHVELPEDIAASTTDAPIQRRGYVRRAGPDDRAIVAAAELINRAKYPLIILSSGANRKLISVQLREFVGLTGIYVVHTQMGKGVLSDRSEHSLFATGMHAHDYVNCAIDRADLIMPVGYNIVEYPPYIWNKDLDKKIIHIDFSAAEVDKYYNPDVEVIGDVSCSLRRLGERIEKKDGEIFGKFRRFLDAKLSQGFTKGYPLTPQEIVWHVRNVLSEDDILTLDNGIYKLWFSRLYKTYKPNTFLLDNALATMGAGLPAGIVAKMLYPDRKVLAVVGDGGFMMNSQELETAVRLNIPIVALIVNDNGFGFIKWKQERMGFPSYGLDYSNPDFARYAESYGAVGMRVNKGDGLSEILEQAFSRKRPVLIECPIDYSGNYETFSRELEHLVCEI, encoded by the coding sequence ATGAAGGCCTCTGATCTCTTTGTGAAACAGCTTGAAGAGGAAGGCGTTACCCATATCTTCGGCCTCCCGGGGGAGGAGAACCTCGATCTCCTCGAGTCCCTCCGCACATCATCGATCACCCTCATTCTCACCCGCCATGAGCAGGCTGCAGCCTTCATGGCCGCAACGTACGGCAGATTGACCGGAAGAGCGGGCGTCTGCTTTTCGACGCTCGGACCGGGCGCAACAAACCTTGTGACGGGCGTTGCCCATGCACAACTCATCGGCGCCCCCCTTGTATCGATCTCCGGCCAGAAGGCGATCAGGGAAAACTGGCAGGCTCGCTTTCAGCTCATTGATGTGGTAAATCTCATGAGGCCCGTCACGAAGAGCTCGTCCTCGATCCTCGATCCCGACACGATCCCGACGGTCCTGAGAAACGCCTTTAAGCTCGCGCAGGCAGAAAGGCCCGGAGCGGTGCATGTGGAACTTCCTGAAGATATCGCGGCGAGCACGACCGATGCTCCGATACAGAGAAGGGGGTACGTGCGAAGGGCCGGTCCGGATGACCGTGCGATCGTGGCTGCTGCCGAACTGATCAACAGGGCGAAGTATCCCCTCATCATTCTCTCTTCCGGGGCAAACAGGAAACTGATATCGGTCCAGCTCCGGGAGTTTGTGGGGTTGACGGGGATATACGTGGTGCATACCCAGATGGGCAAAGGTGTTCTGAGCGACAGATCTGAGCACAGCCTCTTTGCAACAGGCATGCACGCTCATGATTACGTCAATTGCGCTATCGACAGGGCAGACCTCATCATGCCCGTAGGGTACAACATCGTCGAATATCCTCCGTACATATGGAACAAGGATCTCGACAAGAAGATCATCCATATCGACTTCAGTGCAGCAGAGGTCGACAAATACTACAATCCTGACGTAGAAGTGATCGGAGATGTTTCCTGTTCCCTGAGGAGGCTCGGGGAACGGATAGAGAAGAAGGATGGGGAGATCTTCGGGAAGTTTCGGAGGTTCCTCGATGCGAAACTTTCCCAGGGCTTCACGAAGGGCTATCCTCTAACTCCCCAGGAGATCGTCTGGCATGTCCGGAACGTATTGTCTGAGGATGATATCCTCACCCTGGATAACGGGATATACAAGCTATGGTTTTCACGCCTTTACAAGACCTACAAACCGAATACCTTTCTCCTTGACAATGCCCTGGCGACCATGGGAGCCGGACTGCCAGCAGGCATAGTTGCCAAGATGCTCTATCCGGACAGAAAGGTGCTGGCAGTCGTGGGAGATGGCGGTTTTATGATGAACTCTCAGGAACTCGAAACCGCCGTACGCCTTAACATCCCGATTGTTGCCCTGATCGTCAACGATAACGGCTTCGGCTTCATCAAATGGAAGCAGGAGAGGATGGGGTTCCCGAGTTACGGGCTGGACTATTCGAATCCCGATTTTGCCCGGTATGCCGAAAGTTATGGTGCGGTGGGAATGAGGGTGAACAAGGGAGACGGTCTCTCCGAGATACTGGAACAGGCCTTCTCGAGGAAAAGGCCTGTTCTCATTGAATGCCCCATCGATTACTCGGGCAATTACGAGACCTTTTCGAGAGAGCTTGAACATCTGGTCTGCGAGATTTGA
- the tsaD gene encoding tRNA (adenosine(37)-N6)-threonylcarbamoyltransferase complex transferase subunit TsaD, whose translation MLILGIDTSCDDTSAAVVGDGSRIISNIVSSQEFIHKKYGGIVPELASRRHIEMIWPVVDEALKSAQTGLDGIVAVAVCHGPGLIGSLLVGCSFAKALCFSRDIPLVAVNHLEGHVFSCFLEERRPQFPFLSLIVSGGHTSLYRVEGFGGYRELGRTRDDAAGEAYDKVSKLLGLGYPGGPVIDKLAQDGDPGAVDFPRAYLPESLDFSFSGLKTAVVNYMRHGRQVPLNDFCASFQQAVVDVLVRKTEWAIRQTGIRTVTLAGGVAANSGLRERFRSMAEKGNVEIFAPSVRLCTDNAAMIAAAGYHRYLSRDFAGLDLNPAAYLPL comes from the coding sequence ATGCTGATTCTCGGCATCGACACGTCATGCGATGATACCTCAGCCGCTGTTGTCGGCGACGGTTCTCGGATAATCTCGAATATCGTGTCGAGCCAGGAGTTTATCCACAAGAAATATGGTGGAATAGTTCCTGAACTCGCGTCCCGCAGGCATATTGAGATGATTTGGCCGGTGGTGGATGAGGCCCTGAAATCTGCCCAGACAGGACTGGACGGCATTGTTGCAGTTGCCGTATGCCATGGTCCCGGTCTTATTGGTTCTCTGCTTGTAGGGTGCTCTTTTGCAAAGGCCCTCTGCTTTTCCCGCGATATCCCTCTTGTTGCCGTGAACCACCTCGAAGGGCATGTCTTCTCCTGCTTTTTGGAGGAGAGGAGGCCTCAATTTCCGTTCCTCTCCCTTATTGTTTCAGGGGGACATACCAGCCTTTACCGGGTGGAGGGTTTCGGAGGATACCGTGAGCTAGGTCGAACAAGGGATGATGCCGCGGGCGAGGCCTATGACAAGGTATCAAAGCTCCTCGGCCTTGGTTATCCCGGAGGGCCTGTCATAGACAAGCTTGCGCAGGACGGAGACCCCGGAGCAGTTGATTTCCCGAGGGCCTATCTTCCCGAGAGTCTCGACTTCAGCTTCAGCGGGCTGAAGACGGCGGTTGTCAACTATATGAGACATGGAAGACAGGTCCCGCTCAATGACTTCTGCGCAAGCTTTCAGCAGGCCGTCGTGGATGTGCTTGTCAGGAAAACAGAGTGGGCGATCAGGCAGACGGGGATCAGAACGGTGACCCTCGCCGGGGGGGTAGCAGCGAACAGCGGACTGAGGGAGAGATTCAGGTCCATGGCAGAGAAGGGGAACGTTGAGATTTTCGCGCCGTCAGTCCGTCTCTGCACCGACAATGCTGCCATGATCGCTGCGGCGGGTTATCACCGTTACCTTTCTCGCGATTTCGCAGGCCTTGACCTTAATCCTGCAGCCTATCTGCCGCTCTGA